In a single window of the Anaerocolumna cellulosilytica genome:
- a CDS encoding transposase: MQINKNTNDNYTVRQLKLPLEIEKLINISDPVYTFCEVMDHIDLSKYFVEKGYRTGRPRCDEQKLLKVILFAFMEHGISSLREIEKLCRNDIRYLYLLDEMKAPSFATFGNLIRNELTDSIEQIFIDLNSYIFEKEHVDLEHTYIDGTKMEANANRYTWVWKKSCTKNRGKVYEKISTLIDAMNQEVLGYFGVKLDKRDEYAVEYVSELLEMYKNATNLVESTFVSGCGHRKSLPQKQYQELEGYLERLKTYAHHIEVCGDERNSYSKTDHDATFMRIKRDYMGNDQLLPAYNLQTAVCDEYIAVVDVKPYASDMECFVPLMEKFNEIYGHYPKYPVADAGYGSYNNYLYCEEHGMEKYMKFTMFKKETSDKKYHENPYRAVNFKRDENGNLICPNGKTFHFKSKQHVYKNKYSRTEEIYECKSCEGCQFKNDCCPKASKNRTIRMNQELTSIHQEVMTNLESIHGALLRMNRSIQAEGTFGILKWNKSYKRLFRRGEKNAILELTLISCGFNLYKYHNKKQRNKLAA, translated from the coding sequence ATGCAAATAAATAAAAACACCAATGATAATTATACAGTACGTCAGCTGAAATTACCATTGGAAATCGAAAAATTAATTAATATATCTGATCCAGTATACACGTTCTGTGAGGTGATGGATCACATCGACCTATCAAAATATTTTGTAGAGAAAGGCTACAGAACAGGTCGTCCAAGATGTGATGAACAGAAACTCCTTAAAGTGATACTCTTTGCCTTCATGGAGCACGGAATTAGTTCTCTGCGTGAAATAGAAAAACTCTGTAGGAATGATATACGATACCTGTATCTTCTTGATGAGATGAAGGCTCCTTCTTTTGCGACCTTTGGCAATCTTATACGCAATGAACTAACAGATTCCATAGAACAGATTTTTATTGACTTAAACAGTTACATTTTTGAAAAGGAGCATGTGGACCTGGAGCATACTTACATAGATGGAACAAAAATGGAAGCGAATGCCAACCGATATACCTGGGTATGGAAAAAGTCTTGTACAAAAAACCGAGGAAAGGTTTATGAAAAGATATCCACGCTAATTGATGCAATGAACCAGGAAGTATTAGGATATTTCGGTGTAAAACTTGATAAGAGAGATGAGTATGCTGTCGAATATGTATCTGAACTCTTGGAAATGTACAAGAATGCAACAAATCTGGTGGAATCCACGTTTGTATCTGGTTGTGGTCATAGAAAAAGCCTTCCGCAAAAACAATATCAGGAATTAGAGGGGTATCTAGAACGATTAAAGACATATGCACATCATATAGAAGTTTGTGGCGATGAAAGAAACAGTTATTCCAAAACCGATCACGATGCCACTTTTATGCGCATAAAACGGGATTATATGGGGAATGATCAGCTTCTCCCAGCGTACAATCTACAGACCGCTGTCTGTGATGAATATATAGCGGTAGTTGATGTAAAACCATATGCATCAGATATGGAATGCTTTGTTCCTTTGATGGAAAAATTCAATGAAATCTATGGTCATTATCCAAAGTATCCAGTTGCAGATGCAGGCTATGGTTCCTATAATAACTATCTTTACTGTGAAGAGCATGGGATGGAAAAATATATGAAATTTACCATGTTCAAAAAAGAAACATCCGATAAGAAGTATCATGAAAATCCATATCGCGCAGTCAACTTTAAAAGAGACGAGAATGGAAATTTAATATGCCCAAATGGAAAGACTTTTCACTTTAAAAGCAAACAACATGTCTATAAAAACAAATACAGCAGAACCGAAGAAATCTATGAATGCAAATCATGTGAAGGCTGCCAGTTTAAAAACGATTGTTGTCCTAAGGCAAGCAAAAATAGAACTATTCGAATGAATCAGGAATTAACATCAATACATCAAGAGGTAATGACAAATCTTGAATCAATACATGGCGCACTGTTGAGAATGAATCGTAGTATTCAAGCGGAAGGAACCTTTGGTATTTTAAAATGGAATAAATCCTACAAAAGATTATTTCGAAGAGGTGAGAAAAACGCAATTCTTGAACTCACACTGATTTCTTGTGGTTTTAATCTTTATAAATATCATAATAAAAAACAGAGAAACAAGTTGGCTGCTTAA
- a CDS encoding recombinase family protein, producing the protein MQTQTITPVQKRVDVIPANVLLTKPNARKRKLRVAAYCRVSTEQEEQQSSYAAQIAYYTDKISKNKDWEMAGIFADEGITGTSAKKRTEFLKLMALCEKGKIDMVLTKSVSRFSRNTLDAIGYIRKLKAKGIPIIFEKEGINTMEMASEMALCFLSGFAQAESESISRNVTWGKRQSFKSGKVPFQYSRLLGYEKGEDGQPKVVPEEAEIVKRIFRSYYSGASVRKIKESLEADKIFSPTGKQEWSIGALQYMLRNERYIGDALLQKTYVVDCLTKETRKNNGEIPQYYVTGNHEPIISKDLFNLVQEEITRRAGKRKVAKKAVKTEKGKYSSKYALTELLCCGDCGTQYRRVTWARNGKKKVVWRCINRLEYGTTYCKESPTIEESRLHQAIVTALNRLDEDKVDVIETLKAGLQLAIGTQDDDSFNESAIQNRIAELQSVMMDLVELSSKSSAGADYFDAKFEEIAAEIKELQGQLGEHQEQTMLAQNTQARIHELLYMMEHTDLRLKEYREDVTKAVIDKVVVLSTDRIRITFKGNTEIEQELPSE; encoded by the coding sequence ATGCAAACACAAACCATAACACCTGTACAGAAAAGGGTCGATGTGATCCCTGCCAATGTTCTTTTAACCAAGCCCAATGCCAGAAAGAGAAAGCTGCGTGTGGCGGCTTACTGCCGGGTCAGCACCGAACAGGAAGAACAGCAATCCAGCTACGCTGCGCAGATTGCTTATTATACCGATAAAATCAGCAAAAACAAGGATTGGGAGATGGCCGGTATTTTTGCCGACGAGGGCATCACCGGAACCAGCGCCAAAAAGCGTACCGAGTTTCTCAAGCTCATGGCGCTGTGTGAAAAAGGCAAAATAGACATGGTGCTGACCAAATCCGTCTCCCGGTTTTCCAGAAACACACTGGATGCCATCGGGTATATCCGAAAGCTCAAGGCAAAAGGCATCCCCATCATCTTTGAAAAAGAGGGCATCAACACGATGGAGATGGCCAGCGAAATGGCACTGTGCTTCCTCAGCGGGTTTGCGCAGGCTGAGAGCGAATCCATCAGCCGCAACGTGACATGGGGCAAGCGCCAGAGCTTTAAAAGCGGAAAGGTTCCCTTTCAATACTCCCGCCTGCTGGGTTACGAAAAAGGTGAGGACGGTCAGCCTAAGGTTGTGCCGGAGGAAGCGGAAATTGTCAAGCGGATTTTCAGGAGCTATTATTCCGGTGCCAGCGTCCGAAAAATAAAGGAATCGCTGGAGGCAGATAAAATTTTTTCGCCCACCGGCAAGCAGGAATGGTCAATTGGCGCACTGCAGTATATGCTCCGCAACGAGCGCTACATCGGAGATGCCCTGCTGCAGAAAACCTATGTGGTGGATTGCTTAACCAAGGAAACCCGAAAAAACAACGGTGAAATCCCACAGTATTATGTCACCGGAAATCATGAGCCGATTATTTCAAAGGATTTATTCAACCTTGTGCAGGAGGAAATCACCCGAAGAGCCGGGAAACGCAAGGTCGCCAAGAAAGCGGTGAAAACTGAAAAAGGAAAATACAGCAGCAAATATGCTTTAACGGAACTTCTGTGCTGTGGTGACTGCGGTACGCAGTATCGCCGGGTCACTTGGGCGAGGAACGGCAAGAAAAAGGTGGTCTGGCGCTGTATCAACCGCTTGGAATACGGCACGACATACTGCAAGGAATCCCCTACCATTGAGGAAAGCCGGTTGCACCAAGCCATTGTCACTGCCCTGAACCGGCTGGATGAGGATAAGGTTGATGTTATTGAAACCCTCAAGGCAGGCTTGCAGCTTGCCATCGGTACGCAGGATGATGACAGCTTCAATGAATCGGCTATCCAGAACCGCATTGCAGAGCTGCAGAGTGTGATGATGGATTTGGTGGAACTCAGCTCCAAGTCCAGCGCTGGTGCGGATTATTTCGATGCCAAGTTTGAGGAAATTGCTGCAGAGATAAAGGAGTTGCAGGGGCAGCTTGGTGAACACCAAGAGCAGACCATGCTCGCCCAAAACACACAAGCCCGAATCCATGAACTGCTTTATATGATGGAACATACCGATCTCAGACTGAAAGAATACCGGGAAGATGTGACCAAGGCCGTGATCGACAAGGTGGTGGTTTTATCTACCGATCGAATCAGGATTACCTTTAAGGGTAATACAGAAATAGAACAGGAGCTGCCAAGTGAATAG
- a CDS encoding recombinase family protein: protein MKKNRYLPFGYHIQNGVLCIHEAEAAVVRQVFEDYQAGTSYRRIAETLTVRGIPYMENRTDWNKHMVKRMLENPRYCGGDDFPPILSADTFETVAAQIEQKSQGEPLSEELDSIRSKAICGACGAKYKRDGRSKNYEAWCCSAEGRSTPKRITDQVLLESVTAILNTIIREPSLLELPLLHRENYSLDVARTENQINRELEKSEVDSDYIKLLIFGCAAAKYEACADTEPEYLTRQLLAIFEGQPPLEAFSIRLFEDTVKQVVIDVDGSLWLRMINGKLIGKE, encoded by the coding sequence ATGAAGAAAAACCGATACCTTCCTTTCGGCTACCATATCCAAAACGGTGTGCTGTGCATCCATGAAGCGGAAGCTGCCGTGGTTCGTCAGGTTTTCGAGGATTACCAAGCCGGAACGTCTTATCGCCGGATTGCCGAAACCCTCACCGTCCGAGGCATTCCCTATATGGAGAACCGCACCGACTGGAACAAGCATATGGTCAAGCGGATGCTGGAAAATCCTCGCTACTGCGGCGGTGATGACTTCCCACCGATACTCTCTGCCGATACGTTCGAGACTGTAGCCGCCCAAATCGAGCAGAAAAGTCAAGGGGAGCCTTTATCCGAGGAACTGGACAGCATCCGCAGTAAGGCGATTTGTGGGGCTTGTGGAGCCAAATACAAAAGGGATGGCAGAAGCAAGAATTATGAAGCGTGGTGCTGCTCCGCAGAGGGGCGCAGTACACCCAAGAGAATCACAGACCAAGTCCTGCTGGAGAGCGTAACGGCAATCCTGAACACAATTATCCGTGAACCGAGCCTGCTGGAGCTTCCTTTACTGCATCGAGAGAACTATTCCCTTGATGTTGCCCGGACGGAGAATCAAATTAACCGGGAGCTGGAAAAAAGCGAGGTGGACAGCGACTATATCAAGCTGCTCATATTCGGCTGCGCCGCCGCAAAATATGAGGCCTGTGCCGATACGGAACCGGAATACTTAACTCGTCAATTGCTGGCGATATTTGAGGGACAGCCGCCGCTGGAGGCTTTTTCAATCCGATTATTTGAGGATACCGTCAAGCAGGTGGTCATTGATGTGGACGGCAGCCTGTGGCTGCGTATGATAAACGGAAAGCTGATTGGAAAGGAGTAA
- a CDS encoding recombinase family protein encodes MPQVQVIEPVNAVYRYAPPKLRVCAYARVSSDSADQLNSFSVQMEHYTSLIAENDEWELVDIYADEGITGTRSDKREEFQRMLSDCRKGKIDRILVKSVSRFARNIHDCLSTVRELKALGIEVEFEEDGLKTADMHDEMMIGAFSSIAQEESTSISNNMRWSYARRMQNGSFTCCCAPYGYDLVDNTLVPNPKEAPVVRRIFGSYLSGKSMDQIATELNADGIPCKNGEVSWLYTAVSYILKSERYIGDALLQKSYTTDTMPFQTKRNKGERDRYYITGSHEPLISRSEFERAQQLMKARNTLCPSKGRGRQYAFSQKIKCGKCGTSFSRRVTNGKTYWMCHKHFRSKELCEIRQIREDAIIQAFIRMVNKLKQNSRYILSSVLTELMDLKSKISMSDVKVGSINKEIEDLTKQSLVLNRLRTKGYMDSAIFMQKNNEINQQLDLLKRNRRRLLESDADDEMISDCRLLIDLMEQGEPYLTGFDETLFHSIITQIVVTEQDKLQFCLIGGFAFTEQLPKEVFGR; translated from the coding sequence ATGCCGCAGGTACAGGTTATTGAACCGGTAAACGCCGTTTACCGCTATGCACCGCCCAAGCTGCGTGTCTGCGCCTACGCCAGAGTCAGCAGCGATTCGGCAGATCAGCTGAATTCCTTTTCTGTGCAAATGGAGCATTACACTTCCCTGATTGCCGAAAATGACGAATGGGAGCTGGTAGACATTTACGCCGATGAGGGCATCACCGGAACCCGGTCGGACAAGCGGGAGGAATTCCAGCGGATGCTTTCCGATTGCAGGAAAGGCAAAATCGACCGCATCCTTGTAAAGTCTGTTTCCCGGTTTGCGAGAAACATTCATGACTGCCTCTCCACCGTCCGGGAGCTGAAAGCCCTCGGCATCGAGGTGGAATTTGAGGAAGATGGCCTCAAAACAGCGGATATGCACGATGAGATGATGATCGGAGCTTTCAGCTCCATTGCTCAGGAGGAATCCACCTCCATCTCCAACAATATGCGCTGGAGCTACGCCCGGAGAATGCAAAACGGCAGCTTCACTTGCTGCTGCGCCCCCTATGGATATGACCTTGTAGACAACACACTGGTTCCCAATCCCAAGGAAGCACCGGTTGTACGCAGGATATTCGGGAGCTACCTCTCCGGCAAGAGCATGGATCAGATCGCAACCGAGCTGAACGCTGATGGCATCCCCTGCAAGAACGGCGAAGTCAGCTGGCTTTATACTGCCGTCAGCTATATCCTCAAAAGTGAGCGTTACATCGGCGATGCCCTGCTGCAGAAATCCTACACAACAGACACTATGCCCTTTCAAACCAAGCGCAACAAGGGCGAGCGTGACCGCTATTACATCACCGGCTCCCATGAGCCGCTCATCAGCCGGTCGGAGTTTGAGCGAGCGCAGCAACTGATGAAAGCCCGTAACACCCTCTGCCCAAGCAAGGGGCGTGGCAGGCAGTATGCTTTCTCACAGAAAATCAAATGCGGAAAATGCGGTACGAGCTTCTCACGCAGGGTGACCAACGGAAAAACCTATTGGATGTGCCATAAGCACTTCCGCAGCAAGGAGCTGTGCGAAATCCGCCAAATCCGGGAGGATGCCATTATACAGGCCTTTATCAGAATGGTTAACAAGCTGAAACAGAACAGCCGATATATTCTCTCCTCTGTTTTAACGGAGCTGATGGATCTCAAATCCAAAATCAGCATGAGCGATGTAAAGGTCGGAAGCATCAATAAGGAAATAGAGGATCTCACCAAGCAGAGTCTGGTACTGAATCGTCTCAGGACGAAAGGTTACATGGACTCTGCTATTTTTATGCAGAAAAACAATGAAATCAACCAACAGCTTGACCTCCTGAAGCGCAACCGCCGCAGGCTGCTGGAAAGCGATGCGGATGATGAGATGATATCTGACTGCAGGCTGCTGATTGACCTGATGGAGCAGGGAGAGCCGTACCTGACCGGTTTTGATGAAACCCTGTTCCACAGCATCATCACTCAGATCGTTGTCACCGAGCAGGATAAGCTACAATTCTGCCTGATCGGTGGCTTTGCCTTTACCGAGCAGCTGCCAAAGGAGGTGTTCGGACGATGA
- a CDS encoding SHOCT domain-containing protein — MINTSPVNEVRYLMAHNFLTYLLEQGKISLKEFQIADGFVVEKYKPRLRII; from the coding sequence ATGATAAACACTTCTCCGGTAAACGAAGTCCGTTATTTAATGGCGCACAATTTCCTTACCTATCTTCTGGAGCAGGGTAAAATCAGCCTTAAGGAATTTCAGATTGCAGATGGATTTGTGGTCGAAAAATACAAGCCGAGACTCCGGATTATTTAG